Proteins encoded by one window of Lathyrus oleraceus cultivar Zhongwan6 chromosome 1, CAAS_Psat_ZW6_1.0, whole genome shotgun sequence:
- the LOC127115739 gene encoding defensin-like protein 183 isoform X2 produces MANHIISNCINIFVILSTIIAVEAGKCSEVFQRCDDMDCPSHCKSTYGNRSLGHTCDLFYLCTCFFDQDSSSTNMCQIGNGTCYAGECDAACCNAKCASSLNHGSGTCIPNQHTKDRCVCSYKS; encoded by the exons ATGGCAAACCACATTATCTCAAACTGTATCAATATCTTTGTCATCCTATCTACCATTATCGCAG TGGAAGCAGGCAAATGCTCAGAAGTTTTCCAGAGATGTGATGACATGGATTGTCCATCACATTGTAAATCAACATATGGCAATCGGAGTTTAGGGCATACATGTGATCTGTTCTACCTCTGCACTTGTTTTTTCGATCAAGATTCTTCTTCAACCAATATGTGTCAGATTGGGAATGGAACATGCTATGCTGGTGAATGTGATGCAGCTTGTTGTAATGCAAAGTGTGCTAGCAGTTTGAATCACGGTTCTGGAACTTGTATTCCAAACCAACATACCAAGGATAGATGCGTTTGTTCATATAAAAGCTAG
- the LOC127115739 gene encoding defensin-like protein 183 isoform X1 — MANHIISNCINIFVILSTIIAVHYSTVEAGKCSEVFQRCDDMDCPSHCKSTYGNRSLGHTCDLFYLCTCFFDQDSSSTNMCQIGNGTCYAGECDAACCNAKCASSLNHGSGTCIPNQHTKDRCVCSYKS, encoded by the exons ATGGCAAACCACATTATCTCAAACTGTATCAATATCTTTGTCATCCTATCTACCATTATCGCAG TGCACTATTCAACAGTGGAAGCAGGCAAATGCTCAGAAGTTTTCCAGAGATGTGATGACATGGATTGTCCATCACATTGTAAATCAACATATGGCAATCGGAGTTTAGGGCATACATGTGATCTGTTCTACCTCTGCACTTGTTTTTTCGATCAAGATTCTTCTTCAACCAATATGTGTCAGATTGGGAATGGAACATGCTATGCTGGTGAATGTGATGCAGCTTGTTGTAATGCAAAGTGTGCTAGCAGTTTGAATCACGGTTCTGGAACTTGTATTCCAAACCAACATACCAAGGATAGATGCGTTTGTTCATATAAAAGCTAG